Genomic DNA from Streptomyces sp. NBC_01571:
GCGCGAGGAGGCGTTTTGCTTCCAGGACGATCCGGTCGACGATGTACGCCTTCGCGGTGCGGCCAGTGGCCTGCTGCACCACTCGTGAGAGGGTGCGGGGCGCGTAGCCCAGAGTCCGGGCGTAGTACCCGGCGTCGTGATGTTGCCTGAAGTGTGCCTCGACGTTGGACCGGAACAGCCGGAACACCGGATGTGCTGAGCGTGCTCCGCCGTGCGGGGGCCGGAGCCGGGCGATCAGCGCGGAGAGGAGGATCTCGGGCAGCTCCGTGGAGAGGTCCCCGGGCGGGGCTGACGCCTCAAGGAGGAGATGGTTCCGCGCGGCGTCGATGAACGGCCAGTCAGCGTCGGGGATTCTCCAGTGCGCGGCCAGGTCCGGGGACGCGACGAGTTCCCGGGTGGCGTGGGTGACCGGCGCGGTCGGCACGAACAGCACGACGTG
This window encodes:
- a CDS encoding AraC family transcriptional regulator, which codes for MTVIRQMTYQPVERRAAAVETMTFDRLRELNDGGTQRADFHVLAVVDAGPGSVTVDFLRHPLRERSAVWIPPGAVHRWDDIAGVAGHVVLFVPTAPVTHATRELVASPDLAAHWRIPDADWPFIDAARNHLLLEASAPPGDLSTELPEILLSALIARLRPPHGGARSAHPVFRLFRSNVEAHFRQHHDAGYYARTLGYAPRTLSRVVQQATGRTAKAYIVDRIVLEAKRLLAHDRLTAAACAGTLGFPDASNFSVFFQNATGMRPGAWQATVAVE